The following are from one region of the Halodesulfurarchaeum sp. HSR-GB genome:
- a CDS encoding helix-turn-helix domain-containing protein has protein sequence MPVVELTITMPPDSWVAEVTGNAPETTLRVLTVLIDDGVGHAVLEAETTDPGSILACLQAQDSLTAVDLLSVDERRGVFQIETAETAILEPFLAAGVPLETPIHIQDGVATWQFTTSQGRLSALSTHLQESGLSYRVDRIGDAEPTDLASGPGLTDRQRTVFAAAYGAGYFEIPREATIGAVAEQTDVSKSTASEILRRAVRNIVEWYAPDSSADGRPASGSNGTFAGL, from the coding sequence AACTGACGATCACGATGCCGCCGGACTCGTGGGTCGCCGAAGTCACGGGAAACGCTCCCGAGACCACCCTTCGAGTGCTCACGGTGCTGATCGATGATGGCGTCGGTCACGCCGTCCTCGAAGCCGAAACGACCGATCCAGGTTCGATCCTGGCGTGTTTGCAGGCCCAGGACTCGCTCACGGCGGTCGATCTGCTCTCCGTCGACGAACGCCGTGGCGTCTTCCAGATCGAGACCGCGGAGACCGCCATCCTCGAACCGTTTCTCGCGGCGGGCGTGCCACTCGAAACCCCGATCCATATCCAGGATGGCGTCGCAACCTGGCAGTTCACGACCTCCCAGGGTCGACTCTCGGCACTCAGCACCCACCTCCAGGAGTCGGGGCTTTCCTACCGCGTCGATCGAATCGGCGACGCCGAACCGACGGATCTGGCGAGCGGGCCGGGGTTGACCGACCGACAGCGGACGGTCTTTGCGGCCGCCTATGGAGCCGGGTACTTCGAGATCCCCCGCGAGGCGACGATCGGAGCGGTGGCCGAACAGACGGACGTGAGCAAGTCCACGGCGAGTGAGATTCTCCGCCGGGCAGTCAGGAACATCGTCGAGTGGTACGCACCCGACAGTTCCGCTGACGGACGGCCCGCAAGTGGATCGAACGGAACCTTCGCCGGACTGTAA
- a CDS encoding PAS domain-containing protein, giving the protein MAELIDNVEQSDRVEALYEFVTRVQEGADAASIATEYTDAIEAVRPYDVLVIEHTLLAEGASIPAVKEEIEPILAEFRPALEAHDWDQPAAGHPIDNFRRENRAIESHLAEITSLAAEIEGATEPPLQAVGNLQSHIEALSGIDRHFVRKENELFSHLEDHWKHDRPLGVMWSIHDDIRSLRSTLESMASNPETNPATLSTLCTRLSNLLQGLIFKEEQVIFPVARETLTDAEWEPIQRESAEIGYFEIEPTFTYLDSADPAADTDDFVGSGDTGSLPAGAVEFGLETGSLTLSEVQMLFDTLPIDVTYVDEDDRVRYFNNPEDRIFPRSGSIIGRTVQNCHPPESVDRVEQILSAFRAGEQDRARFWIQNDEAFVVIEYYALRDERGNYRGTLEVTQEASDVRSLEGEKRLVDWGE; this is encoded by the coding sequence ATGGCAGAACTCATCGATAACGTCGAGCAGTCGGATCGAGTCGAGGCCCTCTACGAATTCGTGACACGCGTCCAGGAGGGGGCGGACGCGGCGTCGATCGCTACGGAGTACACGGACGCGATCGAGGCCGTCAGGCCGTATGACGTGCTGGTGATCGAACACACGCTGCTTGCGGAAGGTGCTTCGATTCCCGCGGTCAAAGAAGAGATCGAACCGATTCTGGCGGAGTTTCGGCCCGCACTCGAGGCACACGACTGGGACCAGCCGGCAGCCGGGCATCCCATCGACAACTTTCGCCGGGAGAACCGGGCGATCGAGTCACACCTCGCGGAGATCACCAGCCTCGCGGCGGAGATCGAGGGGGCGACGGAGCCGCCACTCCAGGCCGTCGGGAACCTGCAGTCCCACATCGAGGCGCTTTCGGGGATCGATCGGCACTTCGTCCGGAAGGAAAACGAACTTTTCTCCCATCTTGAAGACCACTGGAAACACGACCGGCCGCTCGGGGTCATGTGGTCGATTCACGACGATATCCGCTCGCTGCGCTCCACCCTCGAATCGATGGCCTCGAATCCGGAGACGAATCCGGCGACCCTCTCGACGCTCTGCACCCGGCTTTCGAACCTCCTGCAGGGCCTGATCTTCAAGGAGGAACAGGTCATCTTCCCCGTGGCACGCGAGACGCTGACCGACGCGGAGTGGGAGCCGATTCAACGGGAGAGCGCCGAGATCGGGTACTTCGAGATCGAACCGACGTTCACCTATCTGGATTCGGCTGATCCCGCGGCCGACACGGACGATTTCGTTGGATCGGGGGACACTGGCTCGCTTCCCGCTGGGGCCGTCGAGTTCGGGCTCGAAACCGGCTCGCTCACGCTGTCGGAGGTCCAGATGCTCTTCGACACCCTCCCGATCGACGTGACCTACGTGGACGAGGACGACCGGGTCCGTTATTTCAACAACCCCGAGGATCGGATCTTCCCCAGATCCGGCTCGATCATCGGTCGGACGGTCCAGAACTGTCACCCGCCGGAGAGCGTCGACCGGGTGGAACAGATCCTCTCGGCGTTCCGGGCCGGCGAGCAGGACCGGGCCCGGTTCTGGATTCAGAACGACGAGGCGTTCGTCGTGATCGAGTATTACGCCCTTCGAGACGAGCGTGGGAACTACCGGGGAACACTGGAGGTCACCCAGGAGGCGAGTGACGTTCGCAGCCTGGAGGGGGAAAAACGACTGGTCGACTGGGGCGAGTGA
- the hcp gene encoding hydroxylamine reductase has translation MSMFCYQCQETAANEACTDVGVCGKDAETSNLQDLLVWELKGLSAIAERARAEGISDEALDVFVAESLFSTITNVNFDPEWFEDRIEETQRRRAALRETYEREVGELDDSSLPEAATWTGEGPADFHEKADPSTVGALRTEDEDLRSLRELLTYGLKGIASYADHASALGETKDEVFAFVTRGLAATVDDRYDAEELTNLVLEAGEVGVEVMETLDTAHTESFGHPEPTEVDIGVGDRPGILISGHDMKDMEELLEQTEGEGVDVYTHGEMLPANAYPAFKEYDHFVGNYGNAWWEQHREFEAFNGPVLLTTNCLVPPSDSYADRVYTTGVVGFPGVSHIDGREDGEPKDFSPLIEAATGTESPEQIESGTIPNGFAHKSVLDRADEIIAGIQAGDIRGFVVMGGCDGRHTERNYYTEMAKELPEDVIILTAGCAKYRYNKLDLGDINGIPRVLDAGQCNDSYSLIRIATALQDALDVEDINDLPIAFDIAWYEQKAVTVLLALLSQGVEDIRLGPTLPGFLSAGVTDLLVEEFGIKPIDTVESDIQEILATIDGEPTQPAMSD, from the coding sequence ATGAGCATGTTCTGCTATCAGTGCCAGGAGACCGCGGCCAACGAGGCCTGTACCGACGTGGGCGTCTGTGGGAAGGACGCCGAGACGAGCAACCTCCAGGACCTCCTGGTCTGGGAACTCAAGGGCCTGTCCGCCATCGCCGAGCGGGCACGGGCGGAAGGAATCTCTGACGAAGCCCTCGACGTCTTCGTCGCCGAGAGTCTCTTCTCGACGATCACGAACGTCAACTTCGACCCCGAGTGGTTCGAGGACCGGATCGAAGAGACCCAGCGCCGACGCGCGGCGTTGCGGGAGACCTACGAGCGCGAGGTCGGCGAGCTAGACGACTCTTCGTTGCCCGAGGCAGCGACCTGGACCGGCGAGGGCCCCGCAGACTTCCACGAGAAGGCCGACCCATCCACGGTCGGCGCGTTGCGCACCGAAGACGAGGACCTGCGCTCGCTCAGGGAACTGCTCACCTACGGGCTGAAGGGAATCGCCTCGTATGCCGATCACGCCTCCGCCCTGGGCGAAACGAAAGACGAGGTCTTTGCCTTCGTCACCCGTGGGCTGGCCGCAACGGTGGACGATCGCTACGACGCGGAGGAGCTGACGAACCTCGTCCTGGAGGCGGGGGAGGTCGGCGTCGAGGTCATGGAGACCCTCGATACGGCCCACACCGAGTCGTTCGGCCACCCCGAGCCGACCGAGGTCGACATCGGCGTGGGCGACCGGCCGGGGATCCTGATCAGCGGGCACGACATGAAGGACATGGAGGAGCTCCTCGAACAGACCGAAGGCGAGGGTGTGGACGTGTACACTCACGGCGAGATGCTGCCGGCGAACGCCTACCCGGCGTTCAAGGAGTACGACCACTTCGTGGGCAACTACGGCAACGCCTGGTGGGAACAGCACCGGGAGTTCGAGGCGTTCAACGGGCCGGTCCTCCTGACGACGAACTGCCTGGTCCCGCCGTCGGACTCCTATGCCGACCGCGTGTACACCACGGGCGTCGTCGGGTTCCCCGGGGTTTCTCACATCGACGGTCGCGAGGACGGCGAACCCAAGGACTTCTCGCCACTCATCGAGGCCGCGACGGGCACGGAGTCGCCCGAACAGATCGAATCCGGCACGATTCCCAACGGCTTCGCGCACAAGTCGGTTCTCGACCGGGCCGACGAGATCATCGCGGGCATCCAGGCCGGCGACATCCGTGGCTTCGTGGTCATGGGCGGCTGTGACGGTCGGCACACCGAGCGGAACTACTACACCGAGATGGCAAAGGAACTCCCGGAGGACGTGATCATTCTCACGGCCGGGTGTGCCAAGTACCGGTACAACAAGCTGGATCTGGGGGATATCAACGGCATCCCGCGGGTGCTGGACGCCGGCCAGTGTAACGACTCCTACTCGCTCATCCGGATCGCGACGGCGCTCCAGGACGCCCTCGACGTCGAGGACATCAACGACCTCCCGATCGCCTTCGACATCGCCTGGTACGAGCAGAAGGCCGTCACCGTGCTTCTGGCCCTCCTGAGCCAGGGTGTCGAGGACATCCGGCTGGGTCCCACACTGCCCGGCTTCCTCTCTGCGGGCGTGACCGACCTGCTCGTCGAGGAGTTCGGAATCAAACCGATCGATACCGTCGAATCCGACATCCAGGAGATCCTCGCCACGATCGACGGAGAGCCGACCCAGCCCGCGATGTCAGACTAG
- a CDS encoding helix-turn-helix domain-containing protein, giving the protein MVHAILSIEIPDRLWIGAISRAYPEAKIRVLSAVAGADTGVGLVEITCSALDAMVAEIETVEETQDLTVLGQAGDTALVQFETTEPTLLFPIVGSGIPLEMPFELQDGAATWEITTSQERLSQLGEELSAFQITYTVEEVRERLKTGSLLTDRQRALVETAHEMGYYDSPRNATLTDVAAAADIAKSTCSETLKRAEGRIIGEYLAEQSADADFS; this is encoded by the coding sequence ATGGTCCATGCAATCCTCTCGATCGAGATCCCGGACCGCCTCTGGATCGGCGCGATCTCGCGGGCGTACCCGGAGGCAAAGATCAGAGTCCTCTCGGCGGTCGCGGGCGCGGACACTGGCGTCGGACTCGTCGAGATCACCTGTTCGGCCCTCGATGCGATGGTCGCGGAGATCGAAACCGTCGAGGAGACCCAGGACCTGACGGTACTGGGCCAGGCGGGGGACACCGCGCTGGTGCAGTTCGAGACGACCGAGCCGACGCTGCTCTTTCCGATCGTCGGGTCGGGCATCCCCCTGGAGATGCCCTTCGAGTTGCAAGACGGGGCGGCGACCTGGGAGATCACGACCTCACAGGAGCGGCTCTCCCAATTGGGCGAAGAGCTCTCGGCGTTCCAGATTACCTACACCGTCGAGGAGGTCCGCGAACGGCTGAAAACGGGCTCCCTTCTGACCGACCGACAGCGAGCGCTCGTCGAGACCGCCCACGAGATGGGGTACTACGATTCGCCTCGGAACGCGACCCTGACTGACGTTGCGGCGGCGGCCGACATCGCAAAATCGACCTGCAGCGAGACGCTCAAACGCGCCGAAGGCCGGATCATCGGCGAATACCTCGCCGAGCAAAGCGCGGACGCGGATTTCTCCTAG
- a CDS encoding SRPBCC family protein → MATVTATRTIAASPDAVRSLIRTDVPAFIRASGFDAVTVEGETYTVSRTIGVATFELTLTRIESEHVLEFEQTEGIFEDMWTRYRVQSAPEGAELVATTEFTLGGVLGPVLDNSLIKTQRTGEFTDQFDYVERELT, encoded by the coding sequence ATGGCCACGGTGACCGCCACGCGAACCATCGCGGCGTCCCCGGACGCGGTCCGCTCGCTGATCCGCACTGACGTGCCCGCGTTCATCCGGGCCTCCGGCTTCGACGCCGTGACCGTCGAGGGCGAGACCTACACCGTCTCCCGGACCATCGGCGTGGCGACCTTCGAGTTGACACTCACGCGAATCGAGAGCGAACACGTCCTCGAATTCGAGCAGACCGAGGGCATCTTCGAGGACATGTGGACGCGCTATCGCGTTCAAAGCGCCCCCGAGGGTGCCGAACTCGTCGCGACGACGGAGTTCACGCTGGGCGGTGTGCTCGGACCGGTGCTTGACAACTCGTTGATCAAGACCCAGCGAACGGGGGAGTTCACCGATCAGTTCGATTACGTCGAGCGCGAACTGACCTGA
- a CDS encoding DoxX family protein, which yields MSTQPSDSSAVEPSEQTGSIAAELRTLDQRVTGWMADNGLQAARLALGIVFVWFGALKVIGVSPAAPLVAEAVWFLPAGIFVPVLGIWEMLIGLGFLYRPWTRIGLVLLALQMPGTFLPVVLVPEAVFTAFPYGLTLEGQYIVKNFVIIGAALIIGGSLQDTDRP from the coding sequence ATGAGTACACAACCAAGTGATTCCTCGGCCGTCGAGCCGAGTGAGCAGACCGGGTCGATCGCAGCGGAACTCAGGACCCTTGACCAGCGAGTGACCGGCTGGATGGCGGACAACGGGCTCCAGGCCGCACGGCTGGCTCTCGGGATCGTCTTCGTCTGGTTCGGCGCTCTGAAAGTCATCGGCGTGAGCCCGGCGGCCCCGCTGGTGGCCGAAGCCGTGTGGTTCCTGCCGGCCGGGATCTTCGTCCCGGTTCTGGGAATCTGGGAGATGCTGATCGGACTGGGATTTCTCTACCGGCCCTGGACCCGGATCGGGCTGGTGCTCCTGGCCCTCCAGATGCCCGGGACGTTCCTGCCGGTCGTCCTCGTGCCGGAAGCCGTGTTCACGGCATTCCCCTACGGTCTCACCCTGGAGGGACAGTACATCGTCAAGAACTTCGTGATAATCGGGGCGGCACTGATCATCGGCGGAAGCCTGCAGGACACGGATCGGCCCTAG
- a CDS encoding ZIP family metal transporter — translation MSLLANLLLVFFAGLVTAIATGVGALPFFLVDDIPRRWNVLLWGLASGIMVAASVFGLLKEGLAAGTVQELLPGVLVGVLLVVVSHRVITHANVDPREYTEADFKKLVLILGILTVHSFPEGVAVGVSFADLNLGTGPMFLGFTVPVLAIFMTVAISIHNVPEGTAISIPLRAMGVSKWRMVWWSIFSSLPQPIGAVLAFAFVRYAREFLPFGFGFAAGAMVYLVVTEFIPEALDQGADLDNRGWPELLAGILVGVAVMVPLAMI, via the coding sequence ATGAGCCTGCTCGCCAACCTGCTCCTGGTCTTCTTCGCCGGCCTCGTGACAGCGATCGCGACCGGCGTCGGAGCCCTCCCTTTCTTCCTGGTCGATGACATTCCCAGACGGTGGAACGTGCTGCTCTGGGGGCTCGCGTCGGGAATCATGGTCGCGGCCTCGGTTTTCGGGCTCCTCAAGGAGGGGCTCGCCGCCGGGACCGTCCAGGAACTTCTCCCCGGGGTGCTTGTGGGGGTCCTGCTGGTGGTCGTGAGCCATCGCGTGATCACCCACGCGAACGTCGACCCGCGGGAGTACACCGAGGCCGACTTCAAGAAACTCGTCCTGATCCTGGGCATCCTCACCGTCCACAGCTTCCCCGAGGGCGTGGCAGTCGGGGTCTCCTTCGCGGATCTGAACCTCGGGACCGGCCCCATGTTCCTCGGGTTCACCGTCCCGGTGCTCGCGATCTTCATGACCGTCGCCATCTCGATTCACAACGTCCCGGAGGGGACTGCGATCTCGATCCCGCTGCGGGCGATGGGCGTCTCCAAGTGGCGGATGGTCTGGTGGTCGATCTTCTCCAGCTTGCCCCAGCCGATCGGCGCGGTGCTGGCCTTTGCCTTTGTCCGGTACGCCCGGGAATTCCTCCCCTTCGGCTTTGGCTTTGCCGCCGGCGCGATGGTGTACCTGGTTGTGACCGAGTTCATTCCCGAGGCCCTCGATCAGGGGGCGGACCTTGACAACCGCGGGTGGCCGGAGCTACTCGCTGGTATTCTCGTTGGCGTGGCGGTGATGGTCCCGCTCGCGATGATCTGA
- the cca gene encoding CCA tRNA nucleotidyltransferase, translating to MTTSRDPEAVIETVRERVDPDPGERAALDAAVDSLVDRTEAALADLDVEASVLQVGSTARGTWVSGDRDIDVFVQFDPELPRTDLERLGLQVGRDVLPDGHTEFAEHPYVTGEFRGFAVDLVPCYAVPDATQIQSAVDRTPFHNAYLKARLDDELAGAVRLFKQFLKGIGSYGSDLRTEGYSGYIAELLVLEYGGFRETLQAASEWHPPVHLDPAEHGTRSFDDPLVVVDPTDPERNVAAVVSHAHVARLTHYARQFLADPGVDFFFPPATSPMDEDAVRAAIQKRDTTPLAVVFDPPDLVADQLYPQLRRSLAGLVRGLENAGFDVLRGETWARDRAVLFVELSVADLPAIERHEGPPVHAQPHAERFYETYVDSEAIGPFIDGDRYVVERPREITSAEQFVAERLTTVALGAQIEPVLEDEFVLEVGTDVAVLAEAFGSELAAYFHPSP from the coding sequence ATGACGACTTCTCGTGACCCCGAGGCGGTGATCGAGACCGTTCGCGAGCGGGTCGATCCCGATCCGGGTGAACGAGCCGCCCTCGATGCCGCCGTCGACTCCCTGGTAGATCGGACCGAGGCGGCCCTGGCGGATCTCGATGTCGAGGCGAGTGTCCTCCAGGTCGGGTCGACGGCCCGGGGGACCTGGGTGAGCGGTGACCGGGACATCGACGTCTTCGTGCAGTTCGATCCCGAGCTACCGCGGACGGACTTGGAACGCCTCGGGCTGCAGGTCGGCCGGGACGTGCTCCCGGATGGGCACACCGAATTCGCCGAGCATCCCTACGTCACCGGGGAGTTCCGCGGGTTCGCGGTCGATCTGGTTCCCTGCTATGCCGTTCCGGACGCCACCCAGATCCAGTCCGCGGTCGATCGCACTCCCTTTCACAACGCCTACCTGAAAGCGCGCCTCGACGACGAACTGGCGGGGGCGGTTCGGCTCTTCAAGCAGTTCCTCAAGGGAATCGGCTCTTATGGCAGTGACCTGCGAACCGAGGGCTACTCGGGGTACATCGCCGAACTCCTCGTCCTCGAATACGGCGGCTTTCGGGAGACCCTTCAGGCGGCGAGCGAGTGGCACCCGCCGGTCCATCTCGACCCGGCCGAGCATGGCACCCGGTCCTTCGACGATCCGCTGGTCGTCGTCGACCCCACCGATCCGGAGCGAAACGTCGCCGCCGTCGTCTCACACGCACATGTCGCCCGGCTCACCCACTATGCCCGGCAGTTTCTGGCCGATCCTGGCGTCGACTTTTTCTTCCCGCCGGCGACGTCGCCGATGGACGAAGACGCGGTTCGGGCAGCGATCCAAAAGCGGGACACGACGCCGCTGGCCGTCGTTTTCGACCCCCCGGATCTCGTGGCGGATCAGCTCTACCCCCAGCTCCGTCGCTCGCTCGCGGGACTGGTGCGCGGGCTGGAAAACGCGGGTTTCGACGTGCTTCGGGGCGAGACGTGGGCGCGTGATCGGGCGGTCCTGTTCGTCGAACTCTCGGTGGCCGACCTGCCCGCGATCGAGCGTCACGAGGGGCCGCCAGTCCACGCCCAGCCCCACGCCGAGCGCTTTTACGAGACCTACGTCGACAGCGAGGCGATCGGCCCGTTCATCGACGGCGACCGGTACGTCGTCGAGCGACCCCGGGAAATTACGAGTGCCGAGCAGTTCGTCGCCGAACGGCTCACGACGGTGGCCCTCGGCGCGCAGATCGAACCCGTGCTCGAAGACGAGTTCGTGCTGGAGGTAGGGACTGACGTGGCCGTCTTAGCCGAGGCCTTTGGCTCGGAACTCGCGGCGTACTTCCACCCGTCGCCGTGA
- a CDS encoding histone, with product MSVELPFSPVDSLIRTQAGDLRVSAGAAEALAREIQQIGAAIAAEAAQQTAAADRKTIMVSDFGDISVPGRDAVTLPVAPVDRIARLEIDDQFRVAEDARLALAGLLESRAKRIASGARKLAEHAGRRTIQAEDIELFVSLCD from the coding sequence ATGAGTGTCGAGCTTCCCTTCTCCCCCGTCGATTCGCTGATCAGGACCCAGGCGGGAGACCTCCGTGTCAGCGCCGGTGCCGCCGAGGCACTCGCCCGAGAGATCCAACAGATCGGGGCGGCAATCGCTGCCGAGGCGGCCCAGCAAACCGCCGCCGCTGACCGCAAGACGATCATGGTCTCGGATTTCGGGGACATCTCGGTCCCCGGACGAGACGCGGTGACCTTGCCCGTCGCGCCCGTCGATCGAATCGCGCGCCTGGAGATCGACGACCAGTTCCGCGTGGCCGAGGACGCCAGACTCGCACTCGCGGGGCTGCTCGAATCGCGGGCCAAGCGGATCGCAAGCGGCGCGAGAAAACTCGCCGAGCACGCGGGTCGGCGGACGATTCAGGCCGAGGACATCGAGTTGTTCGTCTCGCTCTGTGACTGA
- a CDS encoding single-stranded DNA binding protein, with the protein MGDIETIYEDLDTEEVSLEEFRAAVESKVEQMGGLADEETAAMLIAHELEDGQVSGLADVEPGMDEVSVTAKVINVGELRTFERDDPDQPEGQVINADVADETGRLRVSFWDEMASAAESDLEAGQVLNINGRPKDGYDGVEVTVDQVEPAPDTEIEVTLTEEYRVSDLTLGASDVTLLGEVLATEPVRTFDRDDGSEGKVSNVLVGDETGRVRVTLWDDQADQAEAFEPHEVVEVIDGYIRERDGRLELHVGDRGAINRTDAEVSYVPDTTDIEAVELDETVDIAGVVRSADPKRTFDRDDGSEGQVRNVRVQDETDDIRVALWGEKADVDLGPGDEVLFVDVAIQDGWQDDLEASANWQSTIVLLEDGVESSDGAAESEPTGETDTGLSAFADGSSPATSTESTTESESQDGEEVEFTGVVVQARDPVILDDGERTVTLRTEVDAELGEELTVRGELADGTLDPDAVE; encoded by the coding sequence TCATCGCCCACGAACTCGAAGACGGGCAAGTATCGGGGCTCGCGGACGTCGAACCCGGGATGGACGAGGTCTCGGTCACCGCGAAGGTCATCAACGTCGGCGAGTTGCGGACCTTCGAGCGGGACGATCCCGACCAGCCCGAGGGCCAGGTGATCAACGCCGACGTGGCCGACGAGACGGGCCGACTCCGGGTCTCGTTCTGGGACGAGATGGCGAGTGCGGCCGAATCGGACCTCGAAGCAGGGCAAGTACTCAACATCAACGGCCGGCCGAAGGATGGCTACGACGGCGTGGAGGTCACCGTCGACCAGGTCGAACCGGCACCCGACACGGAGATCGAGGTCACGCTCACCGAGGAGTACCGCGTCTCGGATCTCACGCTCGGCGCGTCGGATGTCACCCTGCTGGGCGAGGTCCTGGCGACCGAACCCGTTCGGACCTTCGACCGGGACGACGGCTCGGAGGGGAAAGTCTCGAACGTGCTGGTCGGCGACGAGACGGGTCGGGTACGGGTCACGCTCTGGGACGACCAGGCCGACCAGGCCGAGGCCTTCGAGCCCCACGAGGTCGTCGAGGTCATCGACGGCTACATCCGAGAGCGGGACGGACGGCTGGAGCTGCACGTGGGCGACCGGGGGGCTATCAACCGGACCGACGCCGAGGTGTCCTACGTGCCTGACACGACGGATATCGAGGCCGTCGAACTCGACGAGACCGTCGACATCGCGGGGGTCGTGCGCTCCGCGGACCCGAAACGAACCTTCGACCGGGACGACGGCTCCGAGGGCCAGGTCCGGAACGTCCGCGTGCAAGACGAGACGGACGACATCCGGGTCGCACTCTGGGGCGAGAAGGCGGACGTCGACCTCGGCCCGGGCGACGAGGTGCTGTTCGTGGACGTGGCGATCCAGGACGGCTGGCAGGACGACCTGGAGGCCTCCGCGAACTGGCAGTCCACCATCGTGTTACTGGAAGACGGGGTCGAGTCCAGTGACGGGGCCGCCGAGAGCGAGCCAACGGGCGAAACCGACACCGGCCTCTCGGCCTTTGCCGACGGCTCCTCACCAGCCACGAGTACCGAGTCGACCACCGAAAGCGAGTCTCAGGATGGGGAGGAAGTCGAGTTCACGGGTGTCGTCGTGCAGGCCCGGGACCCGGTCATTCTGGACGACGGGGAACGCACCGTGACGCTGCGAACCGAGGTTGACGCCGAACTCGGCGAGGAACTGACCGTTCGTGGGGAACTCGCGGACGGAACACTCGATCCCGACGCCGTCGAGTGA